In the genome of Erinaceus europaeus chromosome 8, mEriEur2.1, whole genome shotgun sequence, one region contains:
- the LOC103118837 gene encoding ribosomal biogenesis factor-like, with amino-acid sequence MAKNKVRGQKPRNVFHIASQKNLQAKNKAKPVTTNLKKINIVNNEKVDRVNKAFLDIQKELAHFSTHLSFEPQQKQLVPQKCHENEPANVDEATRLMAQL; translated from the coding sequence ATGGCCAAGAATAAAGTAAGAGGACAGAAGCCTAGGAATGTATTTCACATAGCCAGCCAAAAAAACTTACAggctaaaaataaagcaaaaccagTTACCACTAatcttaaaaagataaatattgtgaataatgaaaaGGTTGACAGAGTGAATAAAGCTTTTCTAGATATACAAAAGGAACTTGCACATTTCTCAACACATCTTTCTTTTGAACCTCAGCAGAAACAGCTGGTTCCACAAAAGTGTCATGAAAATGAGCCAGCTAATGTTGATGAAGCCACAAGACTAATGGCTCAGCTGTAG